One Rhodococcus sp. P1Y DNA window includes the following coding sequences:
- the adh gene encoding aldehyde dehydrogenase: protein MSVYARPGTADAVMSFQPRYDNWIGGEWVPPVKGQYFENPTPVTGENFTEVARSTSEDIELALDAAHAAAPAWGKTSAAERAVILNKIADRIAENLESIALAESWDNGKPIRETLNADIPLAVDHFRYFAGCIRAQEGSLSEIDEDTVAYHFHEPLGVVGQIIPWNFPILMAVWKLAPALAAGNAVVLKPAEQTPASILHLISIIGDLLPPGVLNIVNGFGTEAGKPLASSPRIAKIAFTGETTTGRLIMQYASQNLIPVTLELGGKSPNVFFSDVLSSNDDYQDKALEGFTMFALNQGEVCTCPSRSLIQADIYDEFLALAAIRTKAVRQGDPLDTETMIGAQASNDQLEKILSYIEIGKGEGAQVVTGGERAQLGGDLNGGYYVQPTIFTGKNNMRIFQEEIFGPVVSVTSFKDYDEAISIANDTLYGLGAGVWSRDGGVAYRAGRDIKAGRVWTNTYHQYPAHAAFGGYKQSGIGRENHKMMLDHYQQTKNLLVSYAQKAQGFF from the coding sequence ATGTCCGTCTACGCCCGCCCCGGTACCGCCGACGCTGTCATGTCTTTCCAGCCGCGTTACGACAACTGGATCGGTGGCGAATGGGTACCGCCAGTCAAGGGACAGTACTTCGAGAACCCGACGCCCGTCACGGGTGAGAACTTCACCGAGGTCGCCCGGTCCACGTCCGAGGACATCGAGCTCGCACTCGACGCTGCTCATGCAGCCGCACCTGCCTGGGGCAAGACCTCCGCGGCAGAGCGCGCCGTGATTCTCAACAAGATCGCCGACCGCATCGCCGAGAACCTCGAATCGATTGCACTTGCCGAGTCCTGGGACAACGGCAAGCCGATTCGCGAGACCCTCAACGCGGACATCCCGTTGGCCGTGGATCACTTCCGGTACTTCGCCGGATGCATTCGCGCACAGGAGGGTTCGCTGTCGGAGATCGACGAGGACACCGTCGCGTACCACTTCCACGAGCCTCTCGGCGTCGTCGGCCAGATCATTCCCTGGAACTTCCCGATCCTCATGGCCGTGTGGAAGCTCGCTCCCGCATTGGCCGCAGGCAACGCCGTCGTCCTCAAGCCGGCCGAGCAGACCCCGGCGTCGATCCTGCACTTGATCTCGATCATCGGCGATCTGCTCCCGCCGGGCGTGCTCAACATCGTCAACGGATTCGGCACCGAAGCAGGCAAGCCGCTGGCGTCGAGCCCGCGCATCGCCAAGATCGCGTTCACCGGTGAGACCACCACCGGACGCCTGATCATGCAGTACGCGTCGCAGAACCTCATTCCGGTCACGCTGGAACTGGGCGGCAAGAGCCCCAATGTGTTCTTCTCCGACGTCCTCTCGTCGAACGACGATTACCAGGACAAGGCGCTCGAAGGCTTCACGATGTTCGCGCTCAACCAGGGCGAGGTCTGCACCTGCCCGTCGCGCTCGCTCATCCAAGCCGACATCTACGACGAGTTCCTCGCGCTCGCCGCTATCCGTACCAAGGCAGTCCGTCAGGGCGATCCGCTCGACACCGAGACCATGATCGGTGCGCAGGCGTCCAACGACCAGCTCGAGAAGATCCTGTCCTATATCGAGATCGGCAAGGGTGAAGGCGCTCAGGTCGTCACCGGAGGTGAGCGTGCTCAGCTCGGCGGAGATCTCAACGGCGGCTACTACGTCCAGCCGACCATCTTCACCGGCAAGAACAACATGCGAATCTTCCAAGAGGAGATCTTCGGACCGGTCGTGTCGGTGACGTCCTTCAAGGACTACGACGAGGCCATCTCCATCGCCAACGACACCCTCTACGGACTCGGCGCAGGTGTCTGGTCGCGCGACGGTGGCGTCGCATACCGCGCAGGCCGCGACATCAAGGCCGGTCGTGTGTGGACCAACACCTACCACCAGTACCCGGCGCACGCTGCATTCGGTGGATAC